A window from Gymnogyps californianus isolate 813 chromosome 27, ASM1813914v2, whole genome shotgun sequence encodes these proteins:
- the MFSD4A gene encoding major facilitator superfamily domain-containing protein 4A isoform X2 encodes MWWDERVSARFRRNLQPTLTYWSVFFSFGLCIAFLGPTLLDLRCQTQSSLSQITWVFFSQQFCLLLGSCLGGVFKRTLAQSLFALFASSLAISLVFAIIPLCHNVVVLAVVMAVAGLAMGCIDTISNMQLVKIYQKDSAIFLQALHFFVGFGALLSPLIADPFLSETNCILSNSTANASSNLPHIRKSLVPHHPGNLSHYDLPMKGMVVTRVSYAFWIMALINLPVPIAVFFLLYKERMVPCFNSSSHPLLSADELAMETRPTEKDDLSAAVQRPHAAGGHDDLFSCCQSKNFRGASYTYFAVHITGALVLFMTDGIVGEYSGFIYSYAVEEPLSVVHKVAGYLPSLFWGFITLGRLISIPVSYRMKPATMVFINVVGVLITFLLLLIFSYSVVFLFVGTASLGLFLSSTFPSMLAYTEDILQYKGCATTVLVTGAGIGEMVLQLLVGSIIHDQGSYSFLVCGMIFGGLAFTFYAFLLFFHRMYPKPSSDMDDASPDKPAVMDDTGQYQR; translated from the exons ATGTGGTGGGACGAGCGGGTGTCGGCGCGGTTCCGGAGGAACCTGCAGCCCACCCTCACCTACTGGAGCGTCTTCTTCAGCTTCGGCCTCTGCATCGCTTTCCTGGGGCCCACGCTGCTGGACCTGCGCTGCCAGACCCAGAGCTCCCTCTCCCAGATCACCTGGGTCTTCTTCTCCCAGCAGTTCTGCCTCCTGCTCGGCAGCTGCCTCGGAGGGGTCTTCAAGAGGAC GTTGGCTCAGTCCTTGTTTGCACTCTTTGCCTCGTCACTGGCAATCTCCTTGGTCTTTGCCATCATCCCTCTGTGCCACAATGTGGTGGTCCTGGCTGTGGTCATGGCTGTGGCAGGACTGGCCATGGGTTGCATCGACACCATCTCCAACATGCAGCTGGTGAAGATCTACCAGAAGGACTCGGCCATCTTCCTGCAG GCCCTTCATTTCTTCGTGGGCTTTGGAGCGCTGCTAAGCCCGCTGATAGCTGACCCCTTCCTCTCGGAGACCAACTGCATCCTCTCAAACTCCACGGCCAACGCCTCCAGCAACCTCCCTCACATCCGCAAGTCCCTGGTCCCGCACCATCCAGGCAACCTGTCTCATTACGACCTGCCGATGAAAGGCATGGTGGTCACACGCGTCTCCTACGCCTTCTGGATCATGGCCCTCATCAAT ctgccagtCCCCATCGCGGTGTTTTTCTTGCTCTACAAGGAGCGGATGGTGCCATGcttcaacagcagcagccacccgCTGCTGTCGGCCGACGAGCTGGCGATGGAAACGCGGCCCACGGAGAAGGACGATCTCTCCGCCGCTGTGCAGAGACCCCACGCAGCAGGAG GTCATGATGACTTATTTAGCTGCTGCCAAAGCAAAAACTTCAGAGGGGCTTCTTACACCTACTTCGCAGTCCACATCACTGGGGCTCTTGTTCTCTTCATGACTGATGGGATTGTG gGAGAGTACTCGGGCTTCATTTACAGCTATGCAGTGGAAGAGCCTCTCTCCGTGGTACATAAAGTGGCCGGCTACCTGCCCAGCCTCTTCTGGGGATTCATCACGCTGGGCAGGCTCATCTCCATCCCTGTGTCCTACCGAATGAAGCCGGCAACTATGGTCTTCATCAATGTG GTTGGAGTCCTGATaaccttcctcctgctcctgatTTTCTCCTACAGCGTCGTCTTCTTGTTTGTGGGGACAGCATCTCTGGGTCTGTTTCTCAGCAGCACTTTCCCCAGCATGCTGGCCTACACTGAGGACATCCTGCAGTACAAAG GCTGTGCCACAACTGTGTTAGTGACTGGAGCCGGAATTGGAGAGATGGTACTACAGTTACTGGTGGGATCG ATTATACACGATCAGGGCAGCTACAGTTTCCTGGTCTGTGGGATGATCTTTGGAGGCTTGGCCTTTACCTTCTACgctttcctcttgtttttccaCAGGATGTACCCCAAGCCCTCGTCAG ATATGGATGATGCCTCACCTGACAAACCAGCAGTAATGGATGACACTGGACAGTATCAGCGCTAA
- the MFSD4A gene encoding major facilitator superfamily domain-containing protein 4A isoform X1, which translates to MLAQSLFALFASSLAISLVFAIIPLCHNVVVLAVVMAVAGLAMGCIDTISNMQLVKIYQKDSAIFLQALHFFVGFGALLSPLIADPFLSETNCILSNSTANASSNLPHIRKSLVPHHPGNLSHYDLPMKGMVVTRVSYAFWIMALINLPVPIAVFFLLYKERMVPCFNSSSHPLLSADELAMETRPTEKDDLSAAVQRPHAAGGHDDLFSCCQSKNFRGASYTYFAVHITGALVLFMTDGIVGEYSGFIYSYAVEEPLSVVHKVAGYLPSLFWGFITLGRLISIPVSYRMKPATMVFINVVGVLITFLLLLIFSYSVVFLFVGTASLGLFLSSTFPSMLAYTEDILQYKGCATTVLVTGAGIGEMVLQLLVGSIIHDQGSYSFLVCGMIFGGLAFTFYAFLLFFHRMYPKPSSDMDDASPDKPAVMDDTGQYQR; encoded by the exons AT GTTGGCTCAGTCCTTGTTTGCACTCTTTGCCTCGTCACTGGCAATCTCCTTGGTCTTTGCCATCATCCCTCTGTGCCACAATGTGGTGGTCCTGGCTGTGGTCATGGCTGTGGCAGGACTGGCCATGGGTTGCATCGACACCATCTCCAACATGCAGCTGGTGAAGATCTACCAGAAGGACTCGGCCATCTTCCTGCAG GCCCTTCATTTCTTCGTGGGCTTTGGAGCGCTGCTAAGCCCGCTGATAGCTGACCCCTTCCTCTCGGAGACCAACTGCATCCTCTCAAACTCCACGGCCAACGCCTCCAGCAACCTCCCTCACATCCGCAAGTCCCTGGTCCCGCACCATCCAGGCAACCTGTCTCATTACGACCTGCCGATGAAAGGCATGGTGGTCACACGCGTCTCCTACGCCTTCTGGATCATGGCCCTCATCAAT ctgccagtCCCCATCGCGGTGTTTTTCTTGCTCTACAAGGAGCGGATGGTGCCATGcttcaacagcagcagccacccgCTGCTGTCGGCCGACGAGCTGGCGATGGAAACGCGGCCCACGGAGAAGGACGATCTCTCCGCCGCTGTGCAGAGACCCCACGCAGCAGGAG GTCATGATGACTTATTTAGCTGCTGCCAAAGCAAAAACTTCAGAGGGGCTTCTTACACCTACTTCGCAGTCCACATCACTGGGGCTCTTGTTCTCTTCATGACTGATGGGATTGTG gGAGAGTACTCGGGCTTCATTTACAGCTATGCAGTGGAAGAGCCTCTCTCCGTGGTACATAAAGTGGCCGGCTACCTGCCCAGCCTCTTCTGGGGATTCATCACGCTGGGCAGGCTCATCTCCATCCCTGTGTCCTACCGAATGAAGCCGGCAACTATGGTCTTCATCAATGTG GTTGGAGTCCTGATaaccttcctcctgctcctgatTTTCTCCTACAGCGTCGTCTTCTTGTTTGTGGGGACAGCATCTCTGGGTCTGTTTCTCAGCAGCACTTTCCCCAGCATGCTGGCCTACACTGAGGACATCCTGCAGTACAAAG GCTGTGCCACAACTGTGTTAGTGACTGGAGCCGGAATTGGAGAGATGGTACTACAGTTACTGGTGGGATCG ATTATACACGATCAGGGCAGCTACAGTTTCCTGGTCTGTGGGATGATCTTTGGAGGCTTGGCCTTTACCTTCTACgctttcctcttgtttttccaCAGGATGTACCCCAAGCCCTCGTCAG ATATGGATGATGCCTCACCTGACAAACCAGCAGTAATGGATGACACTGGACAGTATCAGCGCTAA